In the genome of Acidimicrobiia bacterium, one region contains:
- a CDS encoding bifunctional phosphoglucose/phosphomannose isomerase yields MDEMRALIADLPEQLRWAASITPPSVPRASEALIIGMGGSGFAGDVAEVFASSQGRRVAVHKSYGLPGWATAIRPLVVAVSHSGDTEETLTGVEAALAAGLPVVTTSTGGTLRALAEEHGLPHLEVPPGPQPRAAAGYLSGAVLQILEASGVAGPTASGLLEAATALDGMLEGGVVEHAETIAGELAGRAAIIYGATGVASAAAGRWKTQINENGKAPAWFSVLPELNHNELVGWTAFPDLAGEAVGVVFLHDPHDSPRMAQRLHLTRRLMEGVHIAGEVTAVGGGVLTRLFSLVLVGDLVSVVIAERAGVDPVPVAVIQRLKKMLAEEAP; encoded by the coding sequence ATGGATGAGATGAGAGCACTGATCGCCGACCTTCCCGAGCAGCTGCGATGGGCTGCGAGCATCACGCCACCGTCGGTACCCCGCGCCTCGGAGGCCTTGATCATCGGGATGGGTGGTTCCGGCTTCGCAGGTGACGTGGCCGAGGTGTTCGCTTCTTCTCAGGGAAGGCGGGTGGCGGTCCACAAGTCCTACGGCCTGCCGGGCTGGGCCACGGCGATTCGTCCCCTGGTGGTGGCGGTCTCGCACAGCGGCGACACCGAGGAGACCCTCACCGGGGTGGAGGCGGCACTGGCGGCCGGCCTTCCGGTGGTCACGACTTCGACCGGCGGGACATTGCGCGCCCTGGCCGAGGAGCACGGACTGCCACACCTGGAGGTCCCCCCGGGGCCGCAGCCGCGTGCCGCAGCCGGCTACCTCTCGGGCGCCGTGCTGCAGATCCTGGAGGCTTCGGGGGTGGCCGGTCCCACGGCTTCGGGGTTGCTCGAGGCGGCCACAGCCCTGGACGGCATGCTCGAAGGCGGAGTCGTCGAGCATGCAGAAACCATCGCCGGAGAGCTCGCGGGCCGTGCCGCCATCATCTACGGCGCCACCGGGGTCGCCTCCGCAGCAGCCGGGAGGTGGAAGACACAGATCAACGAGAACGGGAAGGCTCCGGCATGGTTCTCGGTGCTGCCGGAACTGAACCACAACGAGCTCGTCGGGTGGACCGCGTTCCCCGACCTGGCCGGCGAAGCGGTGGGGGTGGTGTTCCTCCACGACCCCCATGACAGCCCTCGCATGGCACAGCGCCTGCACCTCACCCGCCGGCTCATGGAAGGTGTCCACATCGCCGGGGAGGTAACCGCTGTCGGAGGTGGCGTACTGACCAGGCTGTTCTCGCTGGTGCTGGTGGGTGACCTGGTCTCGGTGGTGATCGCCGAGCGGGCCGGGGTGGATCCGGTGCCGGTGGCCGTGATTCAGCGGCTGAAGAAGATGCTTGCAGAGGAGGCACCGTGA
- a CDS encoding Trm112 family protein, with protein sequence MPDRLLEILVCPACHGAMGLDNSELVCAGCRLAYRVEGGVPIMLPEEGRSLAEGEADG encoded by the coding sequence ATCCCCGATCGTCTCCTGGAGATCCTGGTCTGCCCGGCGTGTCACGGCGCCATGGGCCTCGACAACTCGGAACTCGTGTGCGCCGGATGCCGACTCGCCTATCGGGTGGAAGGGGGAGTGCCGATCATGCTCCCGGAAGAGGGACGGAGCCTCGCGGAGGGAGAAGCCGATGGATGA
- the manB gene encoding phosphomannomutase/phosphoglucomutase (converts mannose-6-phosphate to mannose-1-phosphate; the resulting product is then converted to GDP-mannose by ManC which is then used in the synthesis of mannose-containing glycoconjugates that are important for mediating entry into host cells) gives MDLAAIFKAYDVRGLVPSQLDETVALRIGAAFATWTGAGRLAVGHDARHSSPALADAFAAGAAGTGADVDLLGMVATDMTYHAAAIFSEPAAMITASHNPKGWNGIKLCLPGAAPVGAETGLAEVRQLAESGQVVTDGVGALTRRDVVGDYVDHVLRVVEAESIGPMTVAVDGGNGVAGVVIPRIFDSIPAELSGLYLDPDGSFPNHHPDPLRPENLRDLERLMTESRPALGVAFDGDADRAFFIDDAVQPLSGSTITAMIASWFLRRRPGARVVHNLICSRAVPERVLAEGGVPIRTRVGHSFIKTVMAETDAEFGGEHSGHYYFRDHHRADSGVLAMLVLMRLLSEDGRPLSEIRKEYEPYAQSGELNLEVDDQSAALEAAAKAFPGNHDRLDGLTVDLGDRWFNLRPSNTEPVLRLNVEAPDPEAVAGLVDRVRAVLA, from the coding sequence ATGGATCTCGCCGCCATATTCAAGGCCTACGACGTGCGCGGCCTGGTTCCGTCTCAGCTGGATGAAACGGTGGCGCTACGCATCGGTGCCGCCTTCGCCACCTGGACCGGCGCCGGGCGCCTGGCGGTGGGGCACGACGCCCGGCATTCATCGCCGGCCCTTGCCGACGCCTTTGCTGCCGGTGCTGCCGGCACTGGAGCCGACGTCGACTTGTTGGGGATGGTGGCCACCGACATGACCTACCACGCTGCCGCCATCTTCTCGGAGCCTGCGGCGATGATCACCGCATCGCACAATCCCAAGGGATGGAACGGCATCAAGCTGTGCCTGCCCGGTGCCGCTCCAGTGGGTGCCGAGACCGGGTTGGCGGAGGTGCGCCAACTCGCCGAGAGCGGGCAGGTCGTCACCGATGGAGTTGGTGCCCTCACCCGGCGCGACGTGGTAGGCGATTACGTGGATCACGTCCTGAGGGTGGTCGAAGCCGAGAGCATCGGCCCGATGACCGTGGCCGTCGATGGGGGCAACGGCGTCGCCGGTGTCGTGATCCCGCGCATCTTCGACTCGATCCCGGCCGAGCTATCGGGGTTGTACCTGGACCCCGACGGCAGTTTCCCCAACCATCACCCGGATCCGTTGCGCCCGGAGAACCTCCGAGACCTGGAGCGCCTGATGACCGAGAGTCGTCCTGCACTCGGGGTGGCGTTCGATGGCGACGCCGACCGGGCGTTCTTCATCGACGACGCCGTGCAGCCCCTCTCGGGAAGCACCATCACCGCCATGATCGCCAGTTGGTTCCTGCGCCGGCGTCCCGGCGCCCGGGTGGTCCACAACCTGATCTGCAGCCGGGCGGTTCCGGAGAGGGTGTTGGCCGAGGGAGGCGTTCCGATCCGAACCCGGGTGGGGCACTCCTTCATCAAGACGGTGATGGCCGAGACCGACGCCGAGTTCGGAGGCGAGCACTCCGGCCACTACTACTTCCGCGATCACCACCGGGCCGACAGCGGGGTGTTGGCCATGCTGGTGCTGATGCGCCTGCTGTCGGAGGATGGCAGGCCACTGTCGGAGATCCGGAAGGAGTACGAGCCCTACGCGCAATCCGGCGAGCTCAACCTCGAGGTGGATGATCAGTCGGCAGCGCTCGAGGCGGCAGCCAAGGCGTTTCCGGGGAATCACGATCGCCTCGACGGTTTGACCGTCGACCTGGGCGATCGGTGGTTCAACCTCAGGCCGTCCAACACCGAGCCCGTACTGAGGCTCAACGTGGAGGCGCCCGATCCCGAGGCCGTGGCCGGCCTCGTCGACCGGGTGCGGGCCGTTCTCGCATGA
- a CDS encoding AAA family ATPase, producing MPADVSVVREAQRQRRLRRIAWVLAPLVAWLWMRALSGNPVSPGWPAFGPEAVIWLPALLIILLLGVMILAPMLGSGRSPEVVFLPEQIEVGFADVKGMGPVLEEVEHTLEVFLNHRHFRDHMGGEPRRGILFEGPPGTGKTLTAKALAHEAGVPFLFVSSTAFQSMWYGATARKIRSYFRRLRKVARQEGGAIGFIEELDAIGGRRGGMDQATATDPGVSRSMMSEGTGGVVNELLVQMQSFDEPPRLMKWSNGLRRLANRLLPPHRQLKTSRPPFSNVLLIGATNRADTLDPALLRPGRFDRVLHFGIPDRRGRRQLIDHFLNRKAHDETLDDLARDDLAASTIGYSPASLERLFDEGLLFALRDGRDRLAVGDLRRARLDVEVGLAEPTEYTPEERHAIAIHESGHAAVAHLVGRGRKMDLLSIVKRRDALGMLAHSDTEERYTRRRSEALALIQIALGGMVAEEITFGESGSGPSGDLASATKIAAEMVGAMGLGGSLVSLRAAEAGPFAGDLVARVLADERGRAAMERLLDDQKQLVTTLLRENRHLIEALAAALLERDELVTREIDEVIAAAVVARPVLIDVTE from the coding sequence ATGCCGGCCGACGTCAGCGTCGTCAGAGAGGCCCAGCGCCAGCGGCGCCTCCGCCGCATTGCCTGGGTCCTGGCCCCGCTGGTCGCATGGCTCTGGATGCGTGCGCTCTCCGGCAACCCGGTTTCGCCGGGCTGGCCCGCCTTCGGCCCCGAGGCCGTGATCTGGCTGCCGGCCCTGTTGATCATCCTGCTCCTCGGGGTGATGATCCTCGCCCCGATGCTCGGATCCGGCAGGAGCCCGGAGGTCGTGTTCCTCCCCGAGCAGATAGAGGTCGGCTTCGCCGACGTCAAGGGCATGGGACCGGTGCTCGAAGAAGTCGAGCACACCCTCGAGGTCTTCCTCAACCACCGGCACTTCCGCGACCACATGGGCGGCGAGCCGCGGCGCGGAATCCTCTTCGAAGGCCCGCCCGGCACCGGCAAGACCCTCACCGCCAAGGCCCTGGCACACGAAGCCGGCGTCCCGTTCCTCTTCGTCTCGTCGACCGCCTTCCAGAGCATGTGGTACGGGGCGACCGCACGCAAGATTCGCTCCTACTTCCGCCGGCTGCGCAAGGTCGCCCGACAGGAGGGTGGCGCCATCGGGTTCATCGAGGAACTGGACGCAATCGGAGGCCGTCGCGGTGGCATGGACCAGGCGACTGCCACCGACCCGGGAGTCAGCCGTTCGATGATGTCGGAAGGCACCGGGGGGGTGGTCAACGAGCTACTCGTTCAGATGCAGAGCTTTGACGAGCCACCGCGTCTGATGAAGTGGAGCAACGGTCTGAGGCGACTGGCCAATCGGCTCCTGCCCCCCCACCGACAACTGAAGACCAGCCGCCCTCCGTTCTCCAACGTCCTGCTGATCGGTGCCACCAACCGGGCCGACACCCTCGATCCGGCTCTGCTGCGGCCGGGACGATTCGATCGGGTACTTCACTTCGGCATCCCGGATCGCCGTGGCCGCCGCCAGTTGATCGACCACTTCCTCAACCGCAAGGCCCATGACGAGACCCTGGACGACCTGGCTCGTGACGACCTGGCGGCCAGCACCATCGGATACTCACCGGCTTCGCTGGAGAGGCTCTTCGACGAGGGGTTGTTGTTCGCCCTGCGAGATGGCCGCGACCGGCTCGCCGTGGGCGACCTGCGCCGCGCCCGCCTCGACGTCGAGGTGGGCCTCGCCGAGCCCACCGAGTACACGCCAGAGGAGCGCCACGCCATAGCAATACACGAGTCGGGCCATGCCGCAGTGGCCCACCTGGTGGGACGGGGTCGCAAGATGGATCTGCTCTCGATCGTCAAGCGACGAGACGCCCTGGGAATGCTCGCCCACTCGGACACCGAGGAGAGATACACCCGTCGTCGCAGCGAGGCGTTGGCGCTCATCCAAATCGCACTTGGGGGGATGGTCGCCGAGGAGATCACCTTCGGGGAGTCGGGCAGCGGCCCCTCCGGCGACCTGGCTTCGGCCACCAAGATCGCCGCCGAGATGGTCGGGGCCATGGGCCTGGGCGGGTCCCTGGTCTCGCTGCGGGCCGCCGAGGCGGGGCCGTTCGCCGGCGATCTGGTCGCCCGCGTGCTCGCCGACGAGCGAGGACGAGCCGCCATGGAGCGTCTCCTCGACGACCAGAAGCAACTGGTGACCACCCTGCTTCGCGAGAACCGTCACCTCATCGAAGCTCTCGCCGCCGCCCTCCTGGAACGCGACGAGCTGGTGACCCGCGAGATCGACGAGGTGATCGCCGCCGCGGTCGTCGCAAGACCCGTCCTCATCGACGTCACCGAGTGA
- the ahcY gene encoding adenosylhomocysteinase, which translates to MKHDIADPSLADAGALRVEWASTRMPVLQAIRSRFERERPLDGFAVGACLHVTAETANLMLTLRAGGARVALCASNPLSTQDDVAAALVAEGISVYAVRGEDSGRYYDHIRTVLDGAPDVTMDDGADLVTTLLKERPAQTPIGSTEETTTGVIRLRAMEAEGVLRFPVVAVNDSATKHLFDNRHGTGQSALDGVIRATNLLLAGKTVVVIGYGDCGAGVAARAAGMGSHVVVVEVDPVRALAAAMEGHRVTDATEAAAIGDLFITVTGNIHVLRGEHFDHMKDGAIMANAGHFDVEIDLAALAARSRGRRRLRHELDEWLLEDGRRLHVVADGRLVNLGAAEGHPAEVMDMSFANQALAAEWLITHRDSLEPRVHRLPAHLDAEVAAIALERLGGGLEHLTEEQRSYLASWEQGT; encoded by the coding sequence GTGAAGCACGACATCGCCGACCCATCCCTGGCCGATGCGGGGGCGCTGCGTGTGGAGTGGGCATCGACCCGCATGCCCGTACTCCAGGCGATCCGCTCCCGTTTCGAGAGGGAGCGCCCACTCGACGGATTCGCCGTGGGGGCCTGCCTCCACGTGACCGCCGAGACCGCCAACCTGATGCTGACACTGCGCGCCGGTGGCGCCCGGGTCGCCTTGTGCGCATCCAACCCATTGTCGACACAGGACGACGTGGCCGCAGCGCTCGTGGCCGAAGGGATCTCCGTGTACGCAGTCCGGGGTGAGGACTCGGGGCGCTACTACGACCACATCCGGACGGTGCTCGATGGTGCCCCCGACGTGACCATGGACGACGGTGCAGACCTGGTCACGACGCTACTCAAGGAGCGGCCGGCGCAGACGCCGATCGGTTCCACCGAGGAGACCACTACCGGGGTGATCCGCCTTCGTGCGATGGAAGCCGAGGGTGTCCTGCGCTTTCCGGTGGTGGCGGTGAACGACTCGGCCACCAAGCATCTGTTCGACAACCGCCATGGCACCGGGCAGTCGGCGCTGGACGGCGTGATCCGGGCCACCAACCTGCTGCTGGCAGGAAAGACGGTGGTGGTGATCGGTTACGGCGACTGTGGCGCAGGCGTGGCGGCGCGAGCCGCGGGGATGGGGTCCCACGTGGTGGTCGTCGAGGTCGACCCGGTTCGAGCGCTGGCTGCGGCGATGGAGGGCCATCGCGTCACCGACGCCACCGAGGCGGCCGCGATCGGGGACCTGTTCATCACGGTCACCGGGAACATCCACGTGTTGCGTGGCGAGCACTTCGATCACATGAAGGATGGGGCGATCATGGCCAATGCCGGCCACTTCGATGTCGAGATCGATCTGGCTGCCCTGGCCGCCCGTTCTCGCGGGCGCCGGCGGCTCCGCCACGAGTTGGACGAGTGGCTCCTGGAGGACGGGAGGCGGCTGCATGTGGTGGCCGATGGACGCCTGGTCAACCTCGGTGCCGCAGAGGGGCATCCCGCCGAGGTCATGGACATGTCGTTCGCCAACCAGGCGCTCGCAGCCGAATGGCTCATCACCCACAGGGACTCACTCGAGCCCAGGGTTCACCGTCTTCCTGCCCACCTCGACGCCGAGGTGGCGGCCATCGCACTGGAGCGTCTGGGGGGCGGGCTGGAGCATCTGACCGAGGAGCAGCGGTCCTACCTGGCGTCCTGGGAGCAGGGGACCTGA
- a CDS encoding glycosyltransferase family 2 protein produces the protein MPPRLTIVVPVHNEAGFLPEALPRLIGVASGLGDDVEVLVAENGSTDSTAEIARSFADAHGRITILNLPEPDYGAAMRAGFLAASGEWVANVDIDYFSEEFLRAALDLGDEADVVLASKRAVGAEDRRSLLRRLGTFGFNLLLRALFRSKVSDTHGMKVLRRSVVTEIAPEVISTRDLFDTELVIRAERAGYRIVEVPALVEEMREARSSFLKRVPRTLAGLLRIRRALRGERRSAR, from the coding sequence GTGCCTCCCAGGCTCACCATCGTGGTACCCGTTCACAACGAGGCTGGATTCCTGCCCGAGGCCCTGCCGCGGCTCATCGGCGTGGCCAGCGGGCTAGGGGATGACGTCGAGGTGCTGGTGGCCGAGAACGGCTCGACCGACAGCACCGCCGAGATCGCCCGATCATTCGCCGACGCCCACGGGCGCATCACGATCCTGAATCTGCCCGAGCCGGACTACGGAGCGGCGATGCGCGCCGGATTCCTGGCCGCAAGCGGGGAGTGGGTGGCCAACGTGGACATCGACTACTTCTCCGAGGAGTTCCTGAGAGCCGCCCTGGATCTGGGTGACGAAGCCGACGTGGTCCTGGCATCGAAACGGGCCGTCGGGGCCGAGGACCGCAGGAGCCTGCTGCGCAGGCTCGGCACCTTCGGCTTCAACCTCCTGCTGCGAGCACTCTTCCGGTCGAAGGTGAGCGACACCCATGGGATGAAGGTGCTGCGCCGTTCGGTGGTCACCGAGATCGCTCCTGAGGTCATCTCGACACGCGACCTGTTCGACACCGAGTTGGTGATCCGTGCCGAGCGTGCCGGATACCGCATCGTCGAGGTCCCGGCACTGGTCGAGGAGATGCGAGAGGCACGCTCGTCGTTCCTCAAGAGGGTGCCGCGGACGCTAGCCGGGCTGCTGCGGATCCGACGGGCGCTCCGTGGAGAGCGCCGATCGGCCCGCTGA